A window of Patescibacteria group bacterium contains these coding sequences:
- a CDS encoding tetratricopeptide repeat protein produces MPLRPKQLLVIVSAAVVVIVGGLWAGKSWRATHPAAPALLELVDRGIDAENMAKFEERIAAQEAAVAEGERDISELLVLGNLYYSVGDLKKAAAAYRDILSSNPNDSAAHENLAQALIEMGDYAGAEAQLRAAADVSAYEPTYLKLADLIDEHFPARRAEIQVILEAAIGNLGQTPGLLTRLGKWYADNGMLKEAISHYEVARQLAPDDQAIQAEIERLEAEQRKKAK; encoded by the coding sequence ATGCCCCTGCGTCCCAAACAGCTTCTCGTGATCGTTTCTGCCGCCGTCGTCGTGATCGTGGGCGGGCTTTGGGCGGGGAAGAGCTGGCGCGCGACGCATCCGGCCGCTCCGGCGCTCCTGGAGCTGGTGGACCGCGGGATCGACGCGGAGAACATGGCCAAGTTTGAGGAGCGCATCGCGGCCCAGGAGGCGGCGGTGGCCGAAGGGGAACGCGACATAAGCGAGCTCCTGGTGTTGGGGAACCTGTATTATTCCGTGGGCGATCTTAAGAAGGCCGCCGCCGCGTACCGTGACATCCTTTCGTCAAACCCCAACGACTCGGCGGCGCACGAGAACCTGGCCCAGGCGCTCATCGAGATGGGGGATTACGCGGGAGCGGAGGCGCAGTTGCGCGCGGCGGCCGACGTGAGCGCGTACGAGCCCACCTATCTCAAGCTCGCGGACCTCATCGACGAGCATTTCCCGGCGCGCCGGGCGGAGATACAGGTCATCCTCGAAGCGGCCATCGGCAACCTGGGGCAGACCCCCGGCCTGCTCACCCGCCTGGGCAAGTGGTACGCCGACAACGGCATGCTCAAGGAGGCGATTTCCCACTACGAAGTGGCGCGCCAGCTGGCCCCCGACGACCAGGCCATCCAGGCGGAAATCGAACGGCTAGAGGCCGAACAACGAAAAAAGGCCAAATGA
- a CDS encoding four helix bundle protein codes for MVKTFQDLIVWQKAMVVTERIYAITKSFPKDEMFGLTSQMRRSAVSVPSNIAEGKLRGTPAEFRRFLSIAFGSCGELQTQLLLAVRIGYLSQSQAQDILNHLNEVLLMTNELILRNSPHS; via the coding sequence ATGGTGAAGACATTCCAAGACTTGATCGTCTGGCAGAAAGCGATGGTAGTGACTGAAAGGATTTATGCAATTACGAAATCGTTCCCGAAAGATGAGATGTTCGGTCTCACGTCCCAAATGCGCAGAAGCGCGGTTTCCGTCCCTTCTAATATTGCCGAAGGTAAATTACGGGGTACTCCTGCTGAGTTCAGACGTTTTCTATCCATTGCGTTCGGTTCTTGCGGAGAGCTTCAAACGCAGCTGTTGTTAGCGGTCCGCATCGGTTATCTTTCTCAATCGCAAGCGCAGGACATACTGAATCACCTCAATGAGGTGCTTCTCATGACCAACGAACTAATCCTACGGAATTCACCCCATTCCTGA
- a CDS encoding glycosyltransferase — protein MKIAMIGQKGVPAVSGGIERHVEELSVELAARGHEVLVFCRSWYTGRKEREYAHRGVRCLTVPSIRTKHLDAITHAFLAIVRAAREDADVFHIHGVGPALLSWLPKLLRPRAAVLVTFHCIDRHHQKWNLIARMALHLGEWMSCYAPDATIAVSKTLQSYCRLSYSADTVYVPNGARAPEWTDVSLLEAFDLVPGKYLMFCARLVRHKGAHLLVEAWKALRERRPDIVMGWKLAIVGGGAFTDGYVDELRASCEDDDSIVLTGPRSGIELSTLFAHAAANVHPSDSEGLPLAILEAMSHGKAVLSSDIPENRELTEEHGLVFRRADARDLAIKLEWILTHPDEARMIGREARVYVARSYDWGDIADTTGYLYEAALAERTWQEAT, from the coding sequence ATGAAAATCGCGATGATCGGACAAAAGGGCGTTCCCGCCGTCTCCGGCGGGATTGAGCGCCACGTGGAAGAGCTCTCGGTTGAGCTCGCCGCGCGCGGGCACGAGGTGCTCGTGTTTTGCCGTTCCTGGTACACCGGGCGCAAGGAGCGTGAGTATGCCCATCGCGGCGTGCGCTGTCTCACCGTGCCGTCCATCCGCACCAAGCACCTGGACGCCATCACGCACGCCTTCCTCGCCATCGTGCGCGCCGCGCGCGAGGATGCGGACGTGTTCCACATCCACGGCGTCGGCCCGGCCCTTCTTTCCTGGCTCCCCAAGCTCCTGCGTCCGCGCGCCGCGGTGCTTGTCACCTTCCACTGCATCGACCGCCACCATCAGAAATGGAACCTGATCGCCCGCATGGCGCTGCACCTTGGCGAGTGGATGTCCTGCTACGCGCCGGATGCCACCATCGCGGTGTCGAAGACGCTGCAGTCCTACTGCCGCCTCTCCTACTCGGCCGACACGGTGTATGTGCCAAACGGCGCCCGCGCTCCGGAATGGACGGACGTTTCCCTCCTCGAAGCCTTCGATCTCGTGCCGGGCAAGTACCTCATGTTCTGCGCCCGCCTCGTGCGCCACAAGGGAGCCCACCTGCTCGTCGAGGCCTGGAAGGCCCTGCGTGAGCGCCGCCCGGACATCGTGATGGGTTGGAAGCTGGCCATCGTCGGCGGCGGAGCGTTCACCGACGGCTATGTGGACGAACTGCGCGCCTCGTGCGAGGACGATGATTCCATCGTGCTCACCGGGCCCCGCTCTGGCATTGAGCTTTCCACCCTGTTCGCCCATGCGGCCGCGAACGTCCATCCGTCGGATTCCGAAGGGCTCCCGCTCGCGATCCTGGAAGCCATGTCGCATGGCAAGGCGGTGCTCTCCTCGGACATCCCGGAAAACCGCGAGCTCACCGAGGAGCACGGTCTCGTCTTCCGCCGTGCCGATGCGCGCGATCTCGCCATCAAGCTCGAATGGATCCTCACGCACCCCGATGAGGCGCGTATGATCGGTCGCGAGGCCCGCGTGTACGTGGCCCGTTCCTATGACTGGGGCGACATCGCGGACACCACTGGCTACCTGTACGAAGCCGCGCTCGCCGAGCGCACGTGGCAGGAAGCGACGTGA
- a CDS encoding sigma-70 family RNA polymerase sigma factor, protein MHVTDKTVIVSSLREQFLLHRIRAFKDQRAFGELVVSYRSTSYRYLRSKLPMEQDAEDALNTTLLRAWNYFTRAEHVESVGGLIFTVARGVVSEFYRHRVPNVSIESMQEAGMDIAAERSGDRSMTQSADVELAKELLDQLEGEDRLIILMRHFEGRSLGDIAKRIGKSDGATRVALHRAMKKLRTLFTPRA, encoded by the coding sequence ATTCATGTAACCGACAAGACAGTAATTGTGAGTAGCTTGCGAGAACAATTTCTCCTGCATCGGATCAGGGCCTTCAAGGATCAAAGGGCCTTTGGGGAATTGGTCGTGAGTTATCGTTCCACCTCATACCGATATCTCCGTTCCAAGCTCCCCATGGAGCAGGACGCAGAGGATGCGCTAAACACCACGTTGCTCCGGGCGTGGAATTACTTCACGCGTGCGGAACATGTGGAGAGCGTGGGCGGCCTCATCTTCACGGTCGCTCGCGGGGTCGTGTCGGAGTTCTATCGACACCGCGTCCCGAACGTCTCGATCGAGTCCATGCAGGAAGCGGGGATGGACATCGCGGCTGAGCGCTCCGGAGACCGATCCATGACCCAGTCTGCGGACGTGGAGCTGGCGAAGGAGCTGCTCGACCAGCTCGAAGGGGAGGATCGCCTGATCATCCTCATGCGGCACTTCGAAGGACGCTCCCTGGGCGATATCGCTAAACGTATCGGAAAGAGCGACGGCGCCACGCGCGTCGCCCTCCACCGGGCCATGAAGAAGCTACGTACTCTCTTTACGCCACGCGCATGA
- a CDS encoding glycosyltransferase family 1 protein: MTVLQVNKFWFARGGAERYALDLSDWLSAQGHAVVPFAMAHPDNIPTPYDGLFPPFRDTEHVRFGASGLRTFLSMGWNRAARRGMKTLIRQTRPHVAHVHNIYTQLSPSVLDALSKEKVPCVYTVHDHHLVSPSYNLWADGCGPSIEGKGVVAATMSRFHKKSYVASFAQAFTFAAHRRSKAYQVGIDAYLCPSEYMARRLVAAGFPEEKIRHLPHGIDPDAVAPRFDHDGYVLFVGRLVPEKGVETVLRVARVLPEVRFRIVGTGPDETRLHVLAHGLTNVEFLGSRFGVDLDELYRGAAAVLIPSRVHEVFPLVALEAMRAGKPVAASHVGGMSEVVTDRVTGFLVNPLDMHGWAEAVLRMVYDDAARRSMGREGRRQAETTFHVRRHREKLMGIYREIGKT, translated from the coding sequence ATGACAGTCCTCCAGGTCAACAAATTCTGGTTCGCGCGCGGCGGGGCCGAACGATACGCCCTCGATCTTTCCGACTGGTTGTCCGCGCAAGGCCACGCGGTCGTGCCGTTTGCCATGGCGCATCCGGACAACATCCCGACGCCCTATGACGGGTTATTCCCTCCGTTTCGCGACACCGAGCATGTCCGCTTCGGCGCGTCCGGCCTGCGCACCTTCCTTAGCATGGGCTGGAATCGGGCCGCGCGTCGGGGGATGAAGACGCTGATACGGCAAACGCGGCCGCACGTCGCCCATGTCCACAACATTTACACCCAGCTTTCGCCATCCGTGCTCGATGCGCTTTCCAAAGAAAAGGTCCCGTGCGTGTATACGGTCCATGACCATCACCTGGTTTCCCCGTCATACAACCTCTGGGCGGACGGATGCGGACCGAGCATCGAAGGGAAAGGTGTCGTCGCGGCAACGATGAGCCGATTCCATAAGAAGTCATACGTCGCGTCGTTCGCGCAGGCATTCACCTTTGCCGCACACCGTCGATCCAAGGCGTATCAGGTCGGCATAGACGCCTATCTTTGTCCGAGCGAATACATGGCCCGTCGCCTCGTTGCGGCCGGGTTCCCGGAGGAAAAGATCCGCCATCTTCCTCACGGGATCGATCCTGATGCCGTGGCACCGCGGTTCGACCATGACGGATACGTGCTGTTCGTCGGCCGCCTGGTCCCGGAAAAAGGGGTCGAGACGGTGCTGCGGGTGGCAAGAGTGCTGCCGGAGGTGCGATTCCGCATCGTTGGGACCGGTCCGGACGAGACGCGGCTGCACGTGCTCGCCCATGGCCTGACGAACGTGGAATTCCTTGGATCCCGATTCGGGGTCGATCTCGACGAACTCTATCGCGGCGCAGCGGCCGTGCTCATTCCTTCGCGCGTGCACGAAGTGTTCCCGCTCGTCGCCCTCGAGGCGATGCGCGCGGGAAAGCCGGTGGCGGCGAGCCATGTCGGCGGCATGTCCGAAGTGGTGACGGACCGGGTGACCGGCTTCCTCGTGAACCCGCTCGACATGCACGGATGGGCCGAGGCCGTGCTGCGGATGGTATACGACGACGCGGCCCGCCGCTCGATGGGCCGTGAAGGGCGGCGCCAGGCGGAAACGACCTTCCATGTCCGGAGGCATAGGGAGAAATTGATGGGGATATACAGGGAGATAGGAAAAACTTGA
- a CDS encoding DNA-binding protein — MPLRLRPYRLPILMPLASIIRVSVSEAARLFGVHQRTIRRAISDGQITYVVVQGRYKINFESLLKWSQQTTTVRNKRDRAGIGQYVDHWKIRNKLYSPNPKTLLEEGEGASKS, encoded by the coding sequence ATGCCTTTACGCCTGAGGCCTTATCGCCTCCCGATTCTTATGCCTCTCGCTTCCATCATCCGCGTCTCCGTTTCCGAAGCGGCCAGGCTGTTCGGGGTGCATCAGCGCACCATCCGGCGCGCCATTTCCGACGGGCAAATCACCTATGTCGTGGTGCAGGGGCGCTACAAGATCAATTTCGAATCCCTGCTCAAATGGAGCCAGCAAACCACCACCGTTCGCAACAAGCGGGACCGCGCCGGCATAGGCCAATACGTGGACCACTGGAAAATCCGCAATAAGCTGTACTCCCCGAACCCGAAAACCCTGCTGGAAGAGGGGGAAGGCGCCTCAAAATCATAG